One Bos indicus x Bos taurus breed Angus x Brahman F1 hybrid chromosome 6, Bos_hybrid_MaternalHap_v2.0, whole genome shotgun sequence genomic window carries:
- the AREG gene encoding amphiregulin: MRAPLLPPAPVVLSLLIFGSAHYTAGLDVNDTYSGKGEPFSGDHSADRFEVTSRSEISSASETPPGGELSSVIDYDYAEEYDNEPQISGYIVDDSVRVEQVVKPKKNKTESEKTSDKPKRKKKGGKNGKNRRNRKKKNLCDTEFQNFCIHGKCTFLEQLETVSCQCYPEYFGERCGEKSMKTQSMVDSDLSKIALAAIAAFVSAMTFTAIAVFITILLRRRYLRGYEGVAEERKKLRQENGNAHAVA, encoded by the exons CCCATTATACTGCTGGATTAGACGTCAATGACACCTACTCTGGAAAAGGGGAACCATTTTCTGGGGACCACAGTGCTGACAGATTTGAGGTGACCTCAAGAAGTGAGATTTCCTCTGCAAGTGAAACGCCTCCTGGTGGCGAACTGTCCTCCGTGATCGACTATGACTATGCAGAAGAGTATGATAATGAACCACAGATATCTGGCTATATTGTAGATGATTCAGTCAGAG ttgaacAGGTAGTTAAGCCTAAGAAAAACAAAACGGAAAGTGAAAAGACTTCAGATaaacccaagagaaagaaaaagggaggcaaaaatggaaaaaatagaagaaacagaaagaagaaaaatctgtgTGATACAGAATTTCAAAATTTCTGCATTCAtggaaaatgtacatttttagaGCAACTGGAAACAGTATCATGCCA ATGTTATCCAGAGTACTTTGGTGAACGATGTGGGGAAAAGTCCATGAAGACTCAGAGCATGGTCGACAGCGATTTATCAAAAATTGCTTTAGCAGCTATAGCTGCTTTCGTCTCTGCCATGACCTTCACAGCTATTGCTGTTTTTATTACAATCCT GCTTCGAAGACGATACCTCAGGGGATATGAAGGTGTCGCTGAAGAACGAAAGAAACTTCGACAAGAAAATGGAAATGCACATGCTGTAGCATAA